TTTGATGGATGACAATGCCCGTCCCCACCGAGCTAGGGTGGTGACCGAGTTCCTTGAGGGCCATGGAATTGAGCGTATGGAATGGCCAGCGAGGTTCCCGGACTTGAACCCGACAGAGCACGTCTGGGACATGATGGGGAAGATGGGGAGAAGTATCCAGCAGCTCGAAGCCCATCCACTTGGACTGCAGCAGCTGGGTGTGTCTCTGGAGGCTGCATGGGATGCACTGGTCGTCAGAGACATTAATCACCTCATTAGCTCCATGAGACAGCGCTGTGAAGCCGTTATTGCTGCAGGAGGAGGTCATACGCGATACTAGGCTGCCTGAAAGACACTCAGACATTCGTTTTTTCCTCTTCATGTCGATAGTTGATACCCCTGTGAACCCACTTTTCAGGATGTGCAGTGATGAGAGCGACAGTGTGCAACAACTGAAACCACCCATGCGTGAAATTGATTACAGTGTGTTTAAGGACATTCAGGACAGTTGTACTGAGGTATTTCCAGAAATAAAACaccttgtataaaaaaatcatatacgTTTTAAAAAGTGGTCCTTAACTTTTTTTGAGTAGTGTATATCGACACGTGTTAAAGTAGATTTGTAGCAGGATGAAAGCATGTCAGTTTCCATACTACATGGTATGATATAACGTAGATTACAGTGATACCTTCATGAAATATAACTTATTGCAACAAGCAAAGGCGAGCATGTCTGGAGAGAGGGAAACCAAGTAACACCAATTCCAAACCAATGTCATATTAAGTGCGTTGAACTCAACTCTTTCCTTCAGGTTCAGACCATCAAGATCATAGAGCCTGATCACGACGCTACTATTCTTCTCATCAACACTCGCTACATACACCCTGTCCAGCTCATCCACGGCAGCATACAGGTAGACACCCTCTGGAGCTTGTAGAGACTCACCAGCATTCCCATCCCTGTCACAGACCGTCACCACGCTTGGATTGCCCCAACATGAACTCGAGACGATCAAACCCGTCCTGGTGGTAGATGCCTGACTCGTATCGTGCTTTGTTTGAACAGTGTGTTTAAGAGTGGATCCTGTCGGGTCATAGATATAGACTTGTTTTCCAtagttagtaatgatgatttcatcTGATGGACTCCTGTTAACTCtgagtttattaatattttttctcacGTTGATTGTTGCTTTCCTAGAGCCAAGGCGAGAGTAGATGTAGGCTTCTGTACTACCAGTGGACACGCATAACGCCCCGTCCCGTTGCAAAATCAGATCAtgacaattcatttcatttaaggCTAATATGTTACTATGTCGCTGCTTTTCACCATTTGAATCAATGATATCAATACCTTGTGCATTGCTCCCATACCCGATAGCGACAGTGCTATTGGAGTACCTTGTCATACCGTGTATCAATCCCCGTAGATCAACACACTGAATGACATCCATCTTGGGATCTGATCCTGAGATGCTCCCGAGGTCAAGACGAGTGTCATCTGCTGGTTTAAACCTCTTCTCATGTGCTTTCTTCTTAATAGCTTCCGCAGAAGTGTGATCGGTAACCTCCTTCAGCATGGTATCCAGCTCCTCACAGAGCAAGATATGAGCAGATAGAGTGTCTGTCTCAAGATGACCCAGTCTGTCATTATCTACCAAAGTAATTGAACTACAAATACTCTTGATCCTCTGTCGATCTTTTGACTTTAAGACGTCGAGGTCGTCATCAAAACTACGTTCTAAGGCAGTTATTTGCTCGGTAAGATTTCGAAGATTTTCTTCCAGCTCCTTTGCTTTGATGCTGTAGGCTTCCTTGACATCATCTAGTAGTGTCTGCACTGCAGTGTGTACCTCATGACGTTGTATTTCTATGTTCTGAATGTTCTTTTCCAGCTCTGATTTCTTGTCAGCACATCGCTGGGCAAGGTCTGTCACCTACGAATTGAAAGTGATAAGTAAAAACAGCGAGTTATATCTGGAAATATTCCATAAAGGCGAATATAAGAAATACTGATACtctacaaacaaaaaaatcatacagaATGACATACGACAATCTGAATAAGATTGAAGAGAGACAgcatataattacaaaattgttTGTCATATTGAAACAACAACGATAACAATCATCAATGTAGTTCAACACAAAGAATAAGTTACATAATCAAATGAAACAACATTttagatgctgatgatggtattAAAAATCATCATATATCATTGTCAATCTGTATTCAACAACATctatatatattgttattttattaatcaatattcTGTTCTATAGTCTTAttcattatatcattatcatgactATTATTATTCCTGTTAccttaattattatcattattttattagtattatttattcttttactgTTAATGTTCTTAATATCTTGTATATCTTGATATTGTGATGATCATTATTGTCgtcatcagtttcatcatcatcgtaatcattaaaaaaaaatggtgtgaTCGTTGGTGTTTTCATCATGAATctacatactgtccactgtgttgagTAATGTTTGTtagtacaaaaaatatatacatacttATATATTCTGGGCAGTTATTCTCAAATTCAGCAAAtgtattacccaattattagtttttattacccaatttggacagaCTTTAACTAATAGTAGTATGGATAATATGTTGCCAAGTGATGGTTAAAAATTGGGCCTTTTGCCCaacctttttaagagtgtacgcTCTAAACATGTTGCCTACATTTTTATACAACTGTTTAACCTCACATTACTGGCTTAAatcagtcagtcggcaagccctgaaaaagtagcttcttttatccaagtgatattcatgactatagggtttttgcattataaatgagcttggtgcgaaccaaaacacctctttttattctgccattgctgctctaaatattaaccagatttcatgtttttggtatctttgtaaatAAGACGAATCATtttttcaggtcatgtgtttggaatttttaaaaaatgttgtaatatagggaaaacttttgatataaaacatgaaacaaaatgatttttttcatgcaacaaatgttgttgttttcacacttgatttctgtttgagcacaaatgatttttagatcataataaagctgaagatctacgctttaatatgatataatttgtataagaagatgtatcttagaagggtcagcagccagcttttcataggccaagtacatttagcagctcaaaaacaagaatactgcactctgattggtcacagagaccacacacccacgcaaattccaatgttccccacactgggcctctgcaaggtcacactcaccatgtggtaatctcttcaaataacccgcgcctgttgttgtgaaaacattattcagccaatcagaactctggattttatgttactcagaaattttacaaatctcgtcttgcatcttgatggaaaaagctggctgctgacccatctaaaagatgccacatatcaagagtgacattgtaagaaagtatagagtttgagctttctgatgatataaataatgttggtacctaaaacacaaaatgttgcacaatttgcaagtgaaaacagaggaagaaaattctgtttgatgcatcttttctggtaaaaaatacttatttatcaaaatatcttattcaaaagaaataaccaatatgaaagagtaacatttactcttcccaatggtacaaaaataatcaattttactccaggagaaagtggttaaattctttgagaaaaaagtctcacaattcacgagattttgcagggacatgaattcagccacgagaggacttggataaatcttgccaatttgctcattaacacaggggcttgccgactgactgaactatttttttaagtgtttaaacttttaaacagctaagtttgattattgatatttgattctgaaaaaaattctgattgtTTAAACTTCTAAACAACGACATAACTGTAAGGTTCAAATAGTGAACAGTGTTATATGGATTTTTATACAGCGTTTTTGCtgtgataattatgaataaattcacCTTGTGTCGCAACTCCTGCTCAAAGTTAACCTGGTTCTTGACTTTGTGATTTTGATGATCAACGAGTACGCACTTGTGACAGACATGGACCTTACAAACCTCACAAAACATGTCCTTGTTCTCTGGTTTGTGGATGGAACACTTCTCGAATAAATGACCAATGCTGACCTTCCCTtcgatgacatcatcaatggaGACAATCTCATGATCTTCAAAGACTGACAGATATTGATGACATTGCAAACATTTATCACATATGTAGTTATTACAGGTTCTGCAGAATGAGACAGCATCTCCTTGAAGCTTGCAACCAGAACATTTTGGTCGCATCTCGAGGACAGCATTCATCCCTCCACACTTGGCGTGGTGATCGTCTACGCATCCGTTGATGGAGACATTGAGGCGGAGATCATCGACACGGTTGGCAGACAACTTTGTGATCTCCCTGCAGAGAGGACAGACCATGTGATCAAGGTCCTGGTGGGTTAGATCGTATTTCTTGAGGCATCGCCTACAAAATGTATGTTCACATGAAGTTAAGATCGTCGCCTCGACAAATATATCAAGACATAATGGACATATCAGGTTCGGTGAAGAACTTGATGCTTTCTCTGATCCACACTTCTCAGCCATCGCTAAATTAATTTACAAACACGAGATCTAACTTCCAACtataaacatatacatgtatgtctatcaGGACTAATGTATGTTGAAACGTCAAGTTCGAGTTATAACACAGTGATGCAGCTTCATATTATTGTCATACTTCAATACAAATTCAACTACAAGTCAAACACACCCACTTTGAACATCCTATAACAATAGAACTGGGTATTCCCAGCTACCTTTGAACTTGACTGCgcgttatacagtgcgtatcaaaaaaagtttacactttgaaaaagccctgggaattaaaaaatatacaacatgtgggtaattttttcacacataattatgggtttggggcTCATCTatacaatgaaagtaaaatttttgacagaatgttacacttgagtgagcactgtccatttttgtaaagctcgcagaaatttgtttgcgcagaaatgcttgttttcacgctgtgtcaaggggaaagggcgaaatcaaacttaccctgagcatttctcataaatttccctagcacttttagccaattgaaataaaacggattgTTAcaaaattcaagcattttgtaacaattttgccgcccaaatttgaaatttcaacacttagtaagcacaacctttaccctttttgtgccagctggatctgaggacataactgaatctgaacaaaagtttatatcagacatctccagcatttttcactaagtttttatcatttaaagatggtttacatttcagttttatttaatacttgtttctcctcactttttccaagcttggcaatgattaacaaaatgaaaatcaagcctaagccatttcatgtaaatcacagctcagtgtaaagcaaatatcatcacgatggactcggtgtgtgggggagtgggatggggcgcaatgcactcttcgaagtgttttgggcaaggaaacaagtttaaaaaggtaaaagatatctt
This window of the Lytechinus variegatus isolate NC3 chromosome 14, Lvar_3.0, whole genome shotgun sequence genome carries:
- the LOC121428116 gene encoding E3 ubiquitin-protein ligase TRIM71-like, whose amino-acid sequence is MAEKCGSEKASSSSPNLICPLCLDIFVEATILTSCEHTFCRRCLKKYDLTHQDLDHMVCPLCREITKLSANRVDDLRLNVSINGCVDDHHAKCGGMNAVLEMRPKCSGCKLQGDAVSFCRTCNNYICDKCLQCHQYLSVFEDHEIVSIDDVIEGKVSIGHLFEKCSIHKPENKDMFCEVCKVHVCHKCVLVDHQNHKVKNQVNFEQELRHKVTDLAQRCADKKSELEKNIQNIEIQRHEVHTAVQTLLDDVKEAYSIKAKELEENLRNLTEQITALERSFDDDLDVLKSKDRQRIKSICSSITLVDNDRLGHLETDTLSAHILLCEELDTMLKEVTDHTSAEAIKKKAHEKRFKPADDTRLDLGSISGSDPKMDVIQCVDLRGLIHGMTRYSNSTVAIGYGSNAQGIDIIDSNGEKQRHSNILALNEMNCHDLILQRDGALCVSTGSTEAYIYSRLGSRKATINVRKNINKLRVNRSPSDEIIITNYGKQVYIYDPTGSTLKHTVQTKHDTSQASTTRTGLIVSSSCWGNPSVVTVCDRDGNAGESLQAPEGVYLYAAVDELDRVYVASVDEKNSSVVIRLYDLDGLNLKERVEFNALNMTLVWNWCYLVSLSPDMLAFACCNKLYFMKVSL